The Caldivirga sp. genome contains a region encoding:
- a CDS encoding respiratory nitrate reductase subunit gamma yields the protein MYNALTYSLYFILPYVSLVILVCGVLYRIALWLNAGKGPLGLYLGLYRLVIKPRQESFLGSVKHILARMFTYYTILGTSYRRDYSTWLGVLLFHWGIFLLIAFHLHLWLPQLTVPESVMFTLGTMVGALTLASGVFLLVRRIRVQRIYRVIINYLDDYVAVSWVIVIVVLGLALRLTAPSSLFNEATKWALGLTSFKYIPPPSNLLFYAHVLAVELFMMYIPFAKMIHPFSMPVNPALYGKFEDINEVKKRILKELGW from the coding sequence ATGTACAATGCGTTAACGTATTCACTATACTTCATACTTCCTTACGTATCATTAGTAATACTGGTATGCGGCGTGCTTTATAGGATTGCCTTATGGCTTAATGCCGGTAAGGGCCCACTTGGACTTTACCTAGGCTTATACAGGCTTGTGATCAAGCCAAGGCAGGAAAGCTTCCTAGGTTCAGTTAAGCATATTTTAGCCAGAATGTTCACATACTACACGATACTAGGTACTAGTTACCGTAGGGATTACTCAACGTGGCTTGGCGTACTATTGTTTCACTGGGGAATATTCCTACTAATTGCCTTCCACCTACACCTATGGTTACCTCAACTAACGGTCCCTGAATCAGTAATGTTCACCCTAGGAACCATGGTAGGTGCATTAACACTTGCGTCAGGCGTATTCCTACTTGTGAGGAGAATTAGGGTTCAGAGGATCTACAGGGTCATCATTAATTACCTTGATGACTACGTGGCAGTCTCATGGGTCATAGTAATAGTAGTGCTTGGGTTAGCCCTTAGATTAACCGCACCCTCCTCATTATTTAATGAAGCCACTAAGTGGGCTCTTGGTTTAACATCATTTAAATACATTCCCCCACCTAGTAACCTACTCTTCTACGCACATGTGCTTGCGGTGGAGTTATTCATGATGTATATCCCATTCGCCAAAATGATTCACCCATTCTCAATGCCCGTTAACCCAGCCCTATACGGTAAGTTTGAGGACATTAATGAGGTTAAGAAGAGGATCCTGAAAGAACTGGGGTGGTGA
- a CDS encoding sulfite reductase, dissimilatory-type subunit alpha translates to MASEELPIDPALWPEPPPKEKVEEYLAELEKGPWPSHVTELKKTKYPVYIYGMGLVTGVTPWATSAAKAPGIYSGVLSRMSHPWTRINPPIFEDHARVLIPSAQVFTTTLLRFLIEASRKYGWGSLQFIGGTGDVVLNVVREKLIELDVFLRRIGLDIGGSGDVMRNTVSCPGPLLCPYAIYDTLKARDFTYSCLIDWATYPQFPYKIKFKYSGCPIDCLKAQARADYVVIGTWRGAPDVDDERLKQWIEEGGDVEDLVKSCPTGAISWDGSRLSIDGSKCVKCMECIRRAYPAVKPGKERGLTVLVGGTIKSRNGPKLAKVLIPFIPLPSPDKLEEALMTMFQIVRDRIVPKWDEEGWRRERIGDTLIRVTWNRFLSDFAKFDPDLAAKITKAKPTEPYYTYGITFFNMSEEQKGKYLEDLRKAMETWQ, encoded by the coding sequence ATGGCATCTGAAGAACTACCAATAGACCCAGCATTATGGCCTGAGCCACCACCCAAGGAGAAGGTTGAGGAGTATTTAGCGGAGTTGGAGAAGGGGCCGTGGCCAAGTCATGTTACTGAACTTAAGAAGACAAAGTACCCAGTTTACATATATGGCATGGGGCTTGTTACGGGTGTAACCCCATGGGCCACCAGTGCAGCCAAGGCCCCTGGAATATATTCAGGTGTGCTTTCTAGGATGAGCCACCCATGGACTAGGATAAATCCACCCATTTTCGAGGATCATGCACGCGTTCTAATCCCCTCAGCCCAAGTCTTCACAACCACACTACTCAGATTCCTCATTGAAGCATCAAGGAAGTATGGTTGGGGTTCATTACAGTTCATAGGAGGAACTGGGGACGTTGTCTTAAACGTAGTTAGGGAGAAGCTTATTGAGCTAGACGTATTCCTGAGAAGAATAGGCCTAGACATAGGGGGTTCAGGTGATGTAATGAGGAACACCGTCTCATGTCCAGGACCATTACTATGCCCCTACGCAATATATGACACCTTAAAGGCCAGGGACTTCACCTACAGTTGCCTAATAGACTGGGCCACTTACCCTCAATTCCCATACAAGATAAAATTCAAGTACTCAGGCTGCCCAATAGACTGCCTTAAGGCTCAGGCAAGGGCGGACTACGTGGTGATAGGCACATGGAGGGGGGCCCCTGATGTTGATGATGAGAGGCTGAAGCAGTGGATTGAGGAGGGTGGGGATGTTGAAGACCTGGTTAAATCATGCCCCACTGGTGCTATTAGTTGGGATGGGTCAAGATTAAGTATTGATGGATCAAAGTGCGTTAAGTGTATGGAGTGCATTAGGAGGGCTTACCCAGCCGTTAAGCCTGGTAAGGAGAGGGGGTTAACTGTACTGGTGGGTGGTACGATTAAGAGTAGGAATGGGCCTAAGTTAGCTAAGGTACTAATACCATTCATACCCCTACCTAGCCCTGATAAATTGGAAGAGGCTTTAATGACCATGTTCCAAATAGTTAGGGATAGGATTGTGCCTAAGTGGGATGAGGAGGGTTGGAGGAGAGAGAGAATTGGTGACACATTAATAAGGGTGACTTGGAACCGCTTCCTAAGTGACTTCGCCAAGTTTGACCCAGACCTAGCGGCTAAGATTACTAAAGCCAAGCCAACTGAACCATACTACACCTACGGCATAACGTTCTTCAACATGAGTGAAGAGCAGAAGGGCAAATACCTGGAGGACTTGAGAAAGGCAATGGAGACTTGGCAGTGA